One stretch of Streptomyces sp. NBC_01363 DNA includes these proteins:
- a CDS encoding trans-aconitate 2-methyltransferase: MTETSTGTDWRAWQESWDRQQEWYMPDREERFRVMLDMVEALVGPRPRVLDLACGTGSITDRLLKRFPEATSTGVDLDPALLAIARGHFDGDERVSFVTADLKDPEWPGQLPYDSYDAVLTATALHWLHTEPLTALYGHIAGLVRDGGVFMNADHMIDTATPRINAAERAHRHAAMDRAKAAGAVDWADWWALAAKDPVLAGPTAERYEIYGEHADGDMPSVHWHTDTLREAGFGEARAVWASPSDTLVLAVK, encoded by the coding sequence GTGACGGAGACATCGACAGGTACGGACTGGCGGGCCTGGCAGGAGAGCTGGGACCGGCAGCAGGAGTGGTACATGCCCGACCGCGAGGAGCGGTTCCGGGTGATGCTGGACATGGTCGAGGCCCTGGTGGGGCCGCGGCCGAGGGTGCTCGATCTCGCATGCGGTACGGGAAGTATTACGGACCGGCTGCTCAAGCGGTTCCCGGAAGCCACCAGCACCGGGGTGGATCTCGACCCGGCGCTGCTCGCCATCGCGCGAGGCCACTTCGACGGCGACGAGCGCGTCTCCTTCGTCACCGCCGACCTCAAGGACCCCGAGTGGCCGGGGCAGTTGCCGTACGACTCGTACGACGCCGTGCTCACCGCCACCGCCCTGCACTGGCTGCACACCGAACCGCTCACCGCGCTCTACGGCCACATCGCCGGGCTCGTCCGGGACGGCGGGGTGTTCATGAACGCGGACCACATGATCGACACCGCGACGCCCCGGATCAACGCGGCCGAACGCGCCCACCGGCACGCCGCCATGGACCGCGCCAAGGCCGCGGGCGCGGTCGACTGGGCCGACTGGTGGGCACTGGCCGCCAAGGACCCGGTCCTCGCCGGACCGACCGCCGAGCGGTACGAGATCTACGGTGAGCACGCGGACGGCGACATGCCCTCCGTGCACTGGCACACCGACACCCTGCGCGAAGCGGGATTCGGTGAGGCGCGGGCCGTCTGGGCCTCGCCCTCGGACACCTTGGTGCTCGCCGTGAAGTAG
- a CDS encoding amino acid ABC transporter permease: MTDIEKTWPADQPPIPSTPPSGPEAIRAIPVRHYGRYVSAVVAIGALAAIVYAFSQGKINWGAVPDYFFDHRILKGVSQTLLLTALSMVIGIVGGILLAVMRLSRNPVTSSIAWFYIWFFRGTPVLVQLFVWFNLGLVFEYIDLMPIYKDYWSSFMTPLLTALLGLGLNEAAYMAEICRAGLLSVDEGQTEASHALGMSHGKTLRRVVIPQAMRVIVPPTGNEVINMLKTTSLVAAVQFYELFKNAQDIGQASGAPVEMYFLAAAWYLIMTSVLSIGQYYLERYYARGSSRSLPPTPFQKVRANLLSLGRPKGGMA; the protein is encoded by the coding sequence GTGACTGACATCGAGAAGACGTGGCCGGCCGACCAGCCGCCCATACCCTCCACCCCACCATCCGGACCCGAGGCGATCAGGGCCATTCCGGTCCGGCACTACGGCCGGTACGTCTCGGCGGTCGTCGCGATCGGGGCACTCGCCGCGATCGTCTACGCCTTCAGCCAGGGCAAGATCAACTGGGGTGCGGTCCCCGACTACTTCTTCGACCACCGCATCCTCAAGGGCGTCAGCCAGACCCTGCTGCTGACCGCGCTGTCCATGGTCATCGGCATCGTCGGCGGCATCCTGCTGGCCGTGATGCGGCTGTCCAGGAACCCGGTGACCTCGTCGATCGCCTGGTTCTACATCTGGTTCTTCCGCGGCACCCCGGTCCTGGTCCAGCTGTTCGTCTGGTTCAACCTGGGCCTGGTCTTCGAGTACATCGACCTCATGCCGATCTACAAGGACTACTGGTCGAGCTTCATGACGCCGCTGCTGACGGCGCTGCTCGGCCTGGGTCTCAACGAGGCCGCGTACATGGCCGAGATCTGCCGCGCAGGTCTGCTCTCGGTCGACGAGGGCCAGACGGAGGCGTCGCACGCGCTGGGCATGAGCCACGGCAAGACCCTGCGCCGCGTCGTGATCCCGCAGGCCATGCGGGTGATCGTGCCGCCCACGGGCAACGAAGTGATCAACATGCTCAAGACCACGTCGCTGGTGGCGGCCGTGCAGTTCTACGAGCTGTTCAAGAACGCCCAGGACATCGGGCAGGCGTCCGGAGCCCCGGTCGAGATGTACTTCCTGGCCGCGGCCTGGTATCTGATCATGACCTCGGTGCTGAGCATCGGCCAGTACTACCTGGAGCGGTACTACGCGCGGGGTTCGAGCCGCAGCCTGCCGCCCACCCCGTTCCAGAAGGTCAGGGCCAATCTCCTGTCCCTGGGCCGCCCGAAGGGAGGCATGGCATGA
- a CDS encoding NAD-dependent succinate-semialdehyde dehydrogenase — MYAVTDPSTGTTTKTYPTATDTEIAAAVDAAHAATAWGRNSSVAERATLLRRLGDLHDRHRAELADSIVREMGKPLEEAEGEIDFCVDIYHYYADHAEAFLADEELRVTSGPGRAVIRRSPVGVLLGIMPWNFPAYQVARFAAPNLALGNTIVLKHAPQCPATAALLERLCTEAGFPAGAYVNVYATNEQVAGVIADPRVQGVSLTGSERAGAAVAEIAGRHLKKVVLELGGSDPFIVLSTDDLDSVVEAAVSARLDNTGQACNAAKRFVVVSDLHDAFVEKFTARLLARQSGAPLSSVAAAEALGRQVDAAVAEGATLHTEGERDGAHFPAGVLTGLTTDHAMAREELFGPVAMIFPAIDEDDALRIANDTPYGLGSYLFTTDPAQATRVADRIEAGMVFVNGVGAEGAELPFGGIKRSGFGRELGRPGIEEFVNKKLIRTIA, encoded by the coding sequence ATGTACGCCGTCACCGACCCGTCCACCGGCACGACCACAAAGACCTATCCGACCGCCACCGACACCGAGATCGCGGCGGCCGTCGACGCTGCCCACGCGGCCACCGCCTGGGGACGGAACAGCTCAGTGGCCGAACGTGCCACGCTCCTGCGCCGACTCGGCGATCTCCATGACCGGCACCGTGCCGAACTGGCGGACAGCATCGTGCGGGAGATGGGCAAGCCGCTCGAAGAGGCCGAGGGCGAGATCGACTTCTGCGTCGACATCTACCACTACTACGCGGACCACGCCGAGGCGTTCCTGGCCGATGAGGAACTGCGGGTGACCTCGGGTCCCGGCCGCGCCGTCATCCGTCGCAGCCCGGTGGGCGTCCTGCTCGGAATCATGCCCTGGAACTTCCCCGCCTACCAGGTCGCGAGGTTCGCTGCCCCGAACCTCGCCCTGGGCAACACCATCGTCCTCAAGCACGCCCCGCAGTGTCCGGCCACCGCGGCGCTGCTGGAGCGGCTGTGCACCGAGGCCGGCTTCCCCGCCGGGGCGTACGTCAACGTCTACGCCACCAATGAACAGGTCGCCGGGGTGATCGCCGACCCACGCGTCCAGGGCGTGTCCCTCACCGGCTCGGAACGGGCCGGCGCCGCCGTGGCCGAGATCGCCGGACGGCACCTGAAGAAGGTCGTCCTCGAACTCGGTGGTTCCGACCCGTTCATCGTGCTCTCCACCGACGACCTCGATTCCGTGGTGGAGGCCGCGGTCTCCGCCCGGCTCGACAACACCGGCCAGGCCTGCAACGCCGCCAAGCGGTTCGTCGTCGTGTCCGACCTCCACGACGCGTTCGTCGAGAAGTTCACCGCCCGGCTCCTCGCCCGTCAGTCCGGCGCACCGCTGTCGTCGGTCGCCGCCGCCGAGGCCCTCGGCCGCCAGGTGGACGCCGCCGTCGCCGAGGGCGCGACGCTGCACACCGAGGGCGAGCGCGACGGTGCCCACTTCCCGGCCGGGGTCCTCACCGGGCTCACCACCGACCACGCCATGGCGCGTGAGGAGCTCTTCGGACCGGTCGCCATGATCTTCCCGGCGATCGACGAGGACGACGCGCTGCGCATCGCCAACGACACCCCCTACGGCCTCGGCTCCTATCTCTTCACCACGGATCCCGCACAGGCCACGCGCGTCGCCGACCGCATCGAGGCCGGCATGGTCTTCGTCAACGGCGTCGGCGCCGAGGGCGCCGAGCTGCCCTTCGGCGGCATCAAGCGCTCCGGGTTCGGCCGGGAACTGGGCCGACCGGGCATCGAGGAGTTCGTCAACAAGAAGCTCATCCGCACCATCGCATAG
- a CDS encoding MFS transporter — MSAPSHAPSDMTGPAAAPAVSPSKTRMAGRQKLVLALLLGAQFMIAVDFSILNVALPVVGEGLGFSLSHLQWIATAFALAAAGFTLLFGRIADLVGRKRLFLVGMAVLGLSSALGGLATSPEVLLVARVLQGLATAAVTPAGLALLTTAFKEGPLRERALGLNGALMSAGFTAGAILGGLLTDLLSWRWAFFINVPVAALVVALAPSVITDSRPAGRPRLDIPGAVTVTGGLLLLVHGLTQAGESGWTTPTTLAALLAGLALLITFRAVEKRAAAPLVPVHILKRRSVIWGNTAGLIAFVTETSLVFLLTLYLQEVLGYSPLATGLAFGVLGIGTVIGGTLGGRAVGRFGSRTTIVTGGVGQAVATLSLVALGTSGEWITLLLVATFVGGIGNMLMIVGFMVTATSGLPDEEQGLATGLATLTQQVGITMGIPVMSAVATARMSALGDTGPEGVLSGVSVAILVNSALALAGALLAGAFLGPRCARSGARR, encoded by the coding sequence ATGTCCGCACCCAGTCACGCCCCGTCGGATATGACCGGCCCCGCCGCCGCTCCCGCCGTCTCCCCGTCGAAGACCCGCATGGCCGGACGGCAGAAGCTCGTCCTCGCACTCCTCCTCGGCGCCCAGTTCATGATCGCCGTGGACTTCTCGATCCTGAACGTCGCACTGCCCGTCGTCGGTGAGGGGCTCGGCTTCTCCCTCTCCCACCTCCAGTGGATCGCCACCGCGTTCGCGCTCGCCGCCGCCGGCTTCACGCTGCTCTTCGGCCGGATCGCCGACCTCGTCGGCCGCAAGCGGCTGTTCCTCGTCGGCATGGCCGTCCTCGGCCTCTCCTCCGCCCTCGGCGGGCTGGCCACCTCGCCCGAAGTGCTGCTCGTGGCACGAGTGTTGCAGGGACTCGCCACGGCGGCCGTCACCCCGGCCGGACTCGCGCTGCTGACCACCGCCTTCAAGGAGGGCCCGCTGCGCGAACGCGCCCTGGGTCTCAACGGGGCGCTGATGTCCGCCGGATTCACCGCGGGCGCCATCCTCGGCGGCCTGCTCACCGATCTGCTCTCCTGGCGCTGGGCGTTCTTCATCAATGTGCCCGTGGCCGCCCTGGTGGTTGCCCTCGCCCCGTCCGTCATCACCGACTCGCGGCCCGCCGGGCGCCCCCGGCTCGACATCCCCGGCGCCGTGACCGTCACCGGCGGCCTGCTGCTGCTCGTCCACGGTCTGACGCAGGCCGGCGAGTCCGGCTGGACCACGCCCACCACCCTGGCCGCACTCCTCGCGGGGCTCGCACTGCTCATCACCTTCCGGGCCGTCGAGAAGAGGGCCGCGGCGCCGCTGGTCCCGGTACACATCCTGAAGCGGCGCAGCGTCATCTGGGGCAACACCGCGGGCCTGATCGCCTTCGTCACCGAGACCTCGCTGGTCTTCCTGCTCACCCTCTATCTCCAGGAAGTCCTCGGCTACTCACCGCTCGCCACCGGCCTCGCCTTCGGCGTCCTGGGCATCGGCACCGTGATCGGCGGCACGCTCGGCGGCCGTGCCGTCGGCCGGTTCGGGAGCCGTACGACCATCGTCACCGGCGGAGTCGGCCAGGCCGTCGCGACCCTCTCCCTGGTGGCGCTCGGAACGTCGGGGGAGTGGATCACGCTTCTGCTGGTGGCCACCTTCGTCGGTGGCATCGGCAACATGCTGATGATCGTCGGCTTCATGGTCACCGCGACCTCCGGACTCCCCGACGAGGAACAGGGGCTGGCCACCGGCCTCGCCACCCTGACCCAGCAGGTCGGCATCACCATGGGCATCCCGGTCATGAGCGCCGTCGCCACCGCCCGGATGTCCGCCCTCGGCGACACCGGCCCCGAAGGTGTCCTCTCGGGGGTCTCGGTCGCGATCCTGGTCAACTCGGCGCTGGCCCTGGCCGGCGCGCTGCTCGCGGGCGCCTTCCTCGGCCCACGGTGTGCGAGGAGCGGCGCGCGGCGGTGA
- a CDS encoding ABC transporter substrate-binding protein, translated as MTARTTRRPAAKSRIAAVGAIAVAGTMLLAACGDQTKNGSTNSSGSAPLSGLLPKEIRDKGVIKVGSDIAYPPVEFKDKSGNTVGIDPDIAAAIGKQLGVTLQFQNGTFDTLITGLRSKRYDLAMSSMTDTKDRQQGIDSETKKKVGEGVDFVDYFTAGVSIYTPKGDDQGIKTWADLCGKKIAVQRGTVSHNLAKAESKKCTGGKKIAIETFDNDLEAQTRLRSGGVDAGSSDFPVAAYAVKTSGGGKDFQIVGEQVEAAPYGIAVAKGNDQLTKAIQAALEAIIKNGEYNKIISKWGVEAGAVTEAKLNGGS; from the coding sequence ATGACCGCACGCACCACACGTCGCCCGGCCGCGAAATCCCGGATCGCAGCGGTCGGCGCCATCGCGGTCGCCGGCACCATGCTGCTGGCCGCCTGTGGCGACCAGACCAAGAACGGGTCGACGAACAGCTCGGGATCGGCCCCGCTCTCCGGTCTCCTGCCCAAGGAGATCAGGGACAAGGGAGTCATCAAGGTCGGTTCGGACATTGCCTATCCGCCGGTCGAGTTCAAGGACAAGTCCGGCAATACGGTCGGCATCGACCCCGACATCGCCGCCGCGATCGGCAAGCAGCTCGGCGTGACCCTCCAGTTCCAGAACGGCACGTTCGACACGCTGATCACCGGCCTGCGCTCCAAGCGCTATGACCTGGCGATGTCCTCGATGACCGACACCAAGGACCGCCAGCAGGGCATCGACTCCGAGACGAAGAAGAAGGTCGGCGAGGGCGTCGACTTCGTCGACTACTTCACCGCAGGTGTCTCGATCTACACCCCGAAGGGCGACGACCAGGGGATCAAGACCTGGGCCGACCTCTGCGGCAAGAAGATCGCGGTCCAGCGCGGCACCGTCTCGCACAACCTCGCCAAGGCCGAGTCGAAGAAGTGCACCGGCGGCAAGAAGATCGCCATCGAGACCTTCGACAACGACCTGGAGGCCCAGACCCGGCTGCGCAGCGGTGGCGTCGACGCCGGTTCCTCCGACTTCCCGGTGGCCGCGTACGCGGTGAAGACCTCGGGCGGCGGCAAGGACTTCCAGATCGTCGGCGAGCAGGTCGAGGCCGCCCCGTACGGCATCGCCGTCGCCAAGGGCAACGACCAGCTGACCAAGGCCATTCAGGCGGCCCTGGAGGCGATCATCAAGAACGGCGAGTACAACAAGATCATCTCCAAGTGGGGCGTGGAGGCCGGTGCGGTCACCGAGGCCAAGCTGAACGGCGGATCCTGA
- a CDS encoding SigE family RNA polymerase sigma factor — translation MRIDDDAALHAFVEGRRTALFRSAYLLCGDRHEADDLVQATLVKVVLGGRRYGRLDNIEAYARKTLINTFIASRRRFWRREQSYGELPDRAERAPDTDTGLAVRAALARLTDKQRAVLVLRYWEDLSVEDTAGLLGMRENTVKSHAARGLAALRAEMAEELV, via the coding sequence ATGCGGATCGATGACGATGCCGCGCTGCACGCCTTCGTCGAAGGCAGACGCACCGCGCTGTTCCGCAGCGCGTACCTGCTCTGCGGCGACCGGCACGAGGCCGATGACCTGGTCCAGGCGACGCTGGTCAAGGTGGTGCTCGGGGGGCGGCGGTACGGACGGCTCGACAACATCGAGGCGTACGCGCGCAAGACGCTGATCAACACCTTCATCGCATCCCGTCGCCGGTTCTGGCGACGCGAACAGTCCTACGGCGAACTGCCCGACCGCGCCGAACGGGCGCCGGACACGGACACCGGGCTTGCGGTACGGGCGGCACTCGCCCGGCTCACGGACAAGCAGCGCGCCGTACTGGTGCTGCGCTATTGGGAGGACCTGAGCGTCGAGGACACGGCCGGACTGCTCGGGATGCGGGAGAACACGGTCAAGAGCCACGCGGCTCGGGGGTTGGCGGCGCTGCGCGCCGAGATGGCGGAGGAATTGGTATGA
- a CDS encoding TetR/AcrR family transcriptional regulator: MASEGVEPGSVRPGGRTARVRESVLRAAGDALAEHGFDRLDLADVARRAEVGKTTVYRRWSTPTGLIADLLDDMAEQSSPRTATGSLAEDLRANARLVVTTLSDPRQGALFKSVIAAATCDPRTAEALHRFYAIGIKEWSGCVTEAVERGELPTGTDPDEVIRAVSAPLYYRLLASGDPLDEAAADRAAEAAAAAARSGAYVS, from the coding sequence ATGGCATCTGAGGGTGTGGAGCCGGGCAGCGTCCGGCCCGGTGGGCGTACTGCCCGGGTCCGCGAATCGGTCCTGCGGGCGGCGGGCGACGCCCTGGCCGAGCACGGCTTCGACCGCCTGGACCTCGCCGATGTCGCGCGCCGGGCGGAGGTCGGCAAGACGACCGTCTACCGACGCTGGTCCACGCCCACCGGTCTGATCGCGGACCTGCTCGACGACATGGCCGAGCAGTCCTCGCCCCGTACGGCCACGGGTTCCCTGGCCGAGGACCTCAGGGCCAACGCCCGGCTGGTGGTCACGACCCTCTCCGACCCGCGGCAGGGCGCGCTCTTCAAGTCCGTGATCGCCGCGGCCACCTGCGACCCGCGCACGGCCGAGGCGCTGCACCGGTTCTACGCGATCGGCATCAAGGAGTGGTCCGGCTGCGTCACCGAGGCCGTCGAGCGCGGGGAACTGCCGACGGGGACAGACCCGGACGAGGTGATCCGCGCCGTATCGGCGCCGCTCTACTACCGGTTGCTGGCCAGCGGCGACCCGCTCGACGAAGCGGCGGCCGACCGTGCCGCCGAGGCCGCCGCGGCGGCGGCCCGGTCGGGCGCGTACGTGAGCTGA
- a CDS encoding CGNR zinc finger domain-containing protein yields the protein MELAYYSDYAVRLVNTEEPARNKDSLTSVEAVRELFGANGQAARRATDADVTRFRSVRGRLRSVFEAADDGDETLAVDLLNSLLLEFPVSPQISGHDIRDKDGKPDWHMHLADHPSNATAGYAAIAAMGLAFHLTSYGVDRLGLCEASPCRNAYVDTSTNRSRRYCSDRCATRANVAAYRARKRLETERAADTGRSAETAQATTPRTDR from the coding sequence GTGGAACTGGCCTATTACTCGGACTACGCCGTACGTCTGGTCAACACCGAGGAGCCGGCCCGCAACAAGGACTCCCTCACCTCCGTGGAGGCGGTCCGCGAGCTGTTCGGCGCCAACGGCCAGGCGGCCCGGCGGGCGACCGACGCGGACGTGACCCGATTCAGGTCCGTACGGGGGCGGCTGCGCTCGGTCTTCGAAGCGGCCGACGACGGTGACGAGACGCTCGCCGTCGACCTGCTCAACTCGCTGCTGCTGGAGTTCCCGGTCAGCCCGCAGATCTCCGGGCACGACATCCGCGACAAGGACGGCAAGCCGGACTGGCACATGCACCTGGCCGACCACCCGTCGAACGCGACGGCCGGGTACGCCGCCATCGCGGCGATGGGCCTCGCCTTCCACCTCACCTCGTACGGGGTCGACCGGCTCGGCCTGTGCGAGGCATCGCCGTGCCGCAACGCCTACGTCGACACCTCGACCAACCGGTCCCGCCGCTACTGCTCGGACCGCTGCGCGACCCGCGCCAATGTGGCCGCCTACCGGGCCCGCAAGCGCCTGGAGACGGAACGGGCGGCCGACACCGGCCGCAGCGCGGAGACCGCCCAGGCCACCACACCCCGCACCGACCGCTGA
- a CDS encoding amino acid ABC transporter ATP-binding protein, whose translation MTAMVKAEGVHKSFGAAHILKGIDLEVAPQEVFCLIGPSGSGKSTFLRCINHLEQINAGRLYVDGELVGYRQKGDKLYELKDSEVALKRRDIGMVFQRFNLFPHMTAIENVMEAPVQVKRESRAVARARAERLLDRVGLGDKAKNYPSQLSGGQQQRVAIARALAMEPKLMLFDEPTSALDPELVGDVLDVMRGLAEDGMTMIVVTHEMGFAREVGDALVFMDDGVVVESGHPRDVLTNPQHDRTKSFLSKVL comes from the coding sequence ATGACCGCCATGGTGAAGGCCGAGGGCGTCCACAAGTCCTTCGGCGCCGCGCACATCCTCAAGGGCATCGACCTGGAGGTCGCGCCGCAGGAGGTCTTCTGCCTGATCGGCCCGTCCGGTTCCGGCAAGTCGACGTTCCTCCGGTGCATCAACCACCTGGAGCAGATCAACGCCGGCCGGCTGTACGTCGACGGCGAACTGGTGGGCTACCGCCAGAAGGGCGACAAGCTCTACGAACTCAAGGACAGCGAGGTCGCGCTGAAGCGCCGGGACATCGGCATGGTCTTCCAGCGCTTCAACCTCTTCCCGCACATGACGGCGATCGAGAACGTCATGGAGGCCCCCGTCCAGGTCAAGCGCGAGTCCAGGGCCGTCGCGAGGGCGCGGGCCGAGCGGCTGCTGGACCGGGTCGGCCTCGGCGACAAGGCGAAGAACTACCCCTCCCAGCTCTCCGGCGGACAGCAGCAGCGGGTGGCCATCGCCCGCGCCCTGGCCATGGAGCCGAAGCTGATGCTCTTCGACGAGCCGACGTCGGCGCTCGACCCGGAGCTGGTGGGCGATGTCCTGGACGTCATGCGCGGTCTCGCGGAGGACGGCATGACGATGATCGTCGTGACCCATGAGATGGGCTTCGCCCGTGAGGTCGGCGACGCGCTGGTCTTCATGGACGACGGCGTGGTGGTCGAGTCGGGCCACCCGCGCGACGTGCTGACCAACCCGCAGCACGACCGGACGAAGTCGTTCCTGTCGAAGGTGCTGTAG
- the sodN gene encoding superoxide dismutase, Ni: MLSRLFAPKVKVSAHCDLPCGVYDPAQARIEAESVKAVQEKYQANEDPHFRARAVVIKEQRAELAKHHISVLWSDYFKPPHFEKYPELHQLVNDALKALSAAKASTDPATGQKALDYIAQIDKIFWETKKA, from the coding sequence ATGCTTTCCCGCCTGTTTGCCCCCAAGGTGAAGGTCAGCGCCCACTGCGACCTGCCCTGCGGCGTGTACGACCCGGCCCAGGCCCGCATCGAGGCGGAGTCCGTCAAGGCCGTCCAGGAGAAGTACCAGGCCAACGAGGACCCGCACTTCCGGGCCCGCGCGGTGGTCATCAAGGAGCAGCGCGCCGAGCTCGCCAAGCACCACATCTCGGTGCTGTGGAGCGACTACTTCAAGCCCCCGCACTTCGAGAAGTACCCGGAGCTGCACCAGCTGGTCAACGACGCCCTCAAGGCCCTGTCGGCCGCGAAGGCCTCCACGGACCCGGCGACCGGCCAGAAGGCGCTGGACTACATCGCCCAGATCGACAAGATCTTCTGGGAGACCAAGAAGGCCTGA
- the sodX gene encoding nickel-type superoxide dismutase maturation protease — protein MREVPEVPELTQEQPGRGLAARVPFQVVEVTGPSMVPTLHHGDWLLVQYGATVRPGDVVILRHPFQQDLLVVKRAVERRRGGWWVLADNTFAGGDSTDYGVVPEEFVLARVRARYRPLKKDQRSVRGVVAWAVSALRPVSAARSVSRRLRAR, from the coding sequence ATGCGGGAGGTGCCGGAGGTGCCTGAGCTGACGCAGGAGCAGCCCGGCCGGGGGCTGGCGGCGCGGGTGCCGTTCCAGGTGGTGGAGGTGACCGGGCCGTCGATGGTGCCGACGCTCCATCACGGGGACTGGCTGCTCGTGCAGTACGGGGCGACGGTGCGCCCCGGTGACGTGGTGATCCTGCGGCATCCGTTCCAGCAGGACCTGCTGGTCGTGAAGCGGGCCGTCGAGCGCCGTCGGGGCGGCTGGTGGGTGCTGGCCGACAACACCTTCGCGGGCGGGGACAGTACGGACTACGGGGTGGTGCCCGAGGAGTTCGTACTGGCCAGGGTCCGGGCGCGCTACCGGCCGCTGAAGAAGGATCAGCGGTCGGTGCGGGGTGTGGTGGCCTGGGCGGTCTCCGCGCTGCGGCCGGTGTCGGCCGCCCGTTCCGTCTCCAGGCGCTTGCGGGCCCGGTAG
- a CDS encoding VOC family protein has product MTTEGFTTCLWFDGQAEEAAEYYLSVFKNSRLGRTGRYTEAGPGPAGSAMAVEFEINGQKFVGLNGGPQFTFNEAISFQIRCSDQDEVDYYWSSLTDGGEEGPCGWLKDRYGVSWQVVPEALIDLIGDQDAEKAARTTAAMMTMKKLDIAALRKAHDEG; this is encoded by the coding sequence ATGACCACCGAGGGCTTCACCACATGTCTGTGGTTCGACGGGCAGGCCGAGGAGGCGGCGGAGTACTACCTCTCGGTCTTCAAGAACTCCCGCCTCGGCAGGACCGGCCGATACACCGAAGCGGGACCCGGGCCTGCCGGATCGGCGATGGCGGTCGAGTTCGAGATCAACGGCCAGAAGTTCGTCGGACTGAACGGCGGGCCGCAGTTCACCTTCAATGAAGCCATCTCGTTCCAGATCCGGTGCTCGGACCAGGACGAGGTGGACTACTACTGGAGCAGCCTCACCGACGGGGGCGAAGAGGGACCCTGCGGCTGGCTGAAGGACAGGTACGGCGTCTCCTGGCAGGTCGTCCCCGAGGCGCTGATCGACCTGATCGGCGATCAGGACGCCGAGAAGGCCGCGCGGACCACCGCGGCGATGATGACCATGAAGAAGCTGGACATCGCCGCGCTGCGGAAGGCGCACGACGAGGGCTGA